Part of the Anaerolineae bacterium genome is shown below.
CTTTTTCCGTGAAGTGAAGTACTATCCCTCGGCGATTGTCGGTGTTTTGGTCATTGTCGCTTTGTTGATTCTCTCGCTCTATGCGGTGATCAAGATTCCCTATTCCGAAGCCATTGAGTTGTGGCGGGGCACTGGAGAGACCTGGTACCACAACCCCAAGACGGCTCCCCCGGCGTGGATCAACTACTTCCGTTCTCGCAAACTTCCCACCACCATTGTGCTGGATTCCCGCAAGGGAGGACCGGATATCGAGCGGAGCGAGAAGCCGTTGGGGAAGGGCAAGCAAATCGACCTGACTTTTACTTTTGATTATCAGGCGGATGATTTCCCCAGTGATCTGGTCATGTATTTTTATGTCACGGGAAACGGCAAGCAACCTTTTGCCACCGGCGAGTGGACGATGCCTGATGGCCGTACGGTGCGCTTGGGAAACTTTGCGATTAGTCACAGGTATAGCTTTCGTTTTACCCAGGAGAAAGACCTTTCCCGGCGGCTCAAGCGCATGTTGAAGCGGGAATTGCCCGTGGAGGTGGGGCTGTTTGTGGATCCTGCCGCTCTTCCGAAGGACCGAGAAACCCAGGTCGATATCAAGACCTTACCGCCTCTAAGGGGAAAGTACACCGTCCATGTCACGGTGACCACCTTTGACCCGGAGACGGATGTTCAGGCCGAATTGATTGTCTATGGAAAGGTCTACGGGTTGGCGGGCACTGATCATCTCCGGCGTGATTTGATGGTGGGGCTGCTTTGGGGAACGCCGGTGGCCATTGCTTTTGGGTTGATCTCCTCCCTGGTGATCGGTTTGGCGACCATGATCATTGCGGCCGTGGGCGTGTGGTACGGCGGCGTGGTGGACGAGACCATCCAGCGAATCACCGAGATTAACCTGGTGCTCCCCTTCCTCCCCATCCTGCTCATGGTGGGCATCTTTATCTCGCGCAGTCTGCTGACCATCATGTTGGTCACCATTGCGCTGAGCATTTTCGGCAGCGGGATCAAATCCTACCGCGCCATGTTCCTGCAGTTGCGCGAATCGCCTTACATCGAGGCGGCGCGCGCCTACGGCGCTGGCGATGGGCGGATCATCTTCCTTTACCTGATTCCGCGTATCTTGCCCATGTTGATCCCCGGTTTCGTCAGCGCCATCCCCAGTTTCGTCTTCCTGGAGGCTTCGCTGGCCGTATTGGGCATTGGTGACCCTGTGTTGCCCACCTGGGGGAAGATCATTCAGGATGCCCAGGCCAATGCGGCGCTGTACAAAGGGCTGTACTATTGGATTCTGGAGCCCTCGGTGTTGTTGATTGTCACTGGGTTGGGCTTTTCCCTGTTAGGCTTTGCCCTGGACCGGATTTTCAACCCCCGCTTACGGCAAGAGTGAGGATTTAGGCCAAGGAGAGTTGATATGGCTTCTGCGAAGGCAATCGATAAAGAGCACGCCTTGGTTGTGGATGACCTGGTCCTGTATTTCAAACTGACCCATGGCGTGGTGCAGGCGGTGGACCATGTGAGTTTCTCGTTGCGCCGAAATCGCGCGGTCGTGGTGATTGGCGAATCGGGGTGCGGCAAAACTTCCATGGGCCGTGCCGTGGCCCGTTTGCTCCCACGCAATGTGGGACGTTATACGGGCAAGGTGTACATCAACGGCATCGAGACCATGGGGCTGAGTGAAGAGCAATTTCGGGAGCAGGTGCGTTGGGTTGAGGTTTCCCTGGTGCCGCAGGCGGCCATGAACGCCCTGAATCCGGTGATTAAACTCAAGGACCAGGTTTTGGAACCGCTGCGTTTGCACTACCCGGATGTGGATGAGCAACAGGCCATCAAGCGACTTCACGAGGTGTTTGACTTCGTGGGGGTGCCCGATGGGTTTATCGAGCGTTACCCCTTCGAGTTGAGTGGTGGGATGCGGCAGCGGGTGGTCATCGCCATGGCGCTGATCACGGACCCCACATTGATCATCCTGGACGAGCCTACTTCGGCGTTGGATGTGCTCACCCAAGCCAACATCTACAATGTGCTCAAGAAGATCAAGTGGGAAAAGGGCACCAGTTTTCTGCTGATCACCCATGATGTGGCCACGGCCAGCGAATTGGCCGACGATGTGCTGGTGATGTATGCCGGTCACGCCGTCGAATATTCCAGCGCGGAGGAGTTTTTCGCCGAGCCGTTGCATCCCTACGCGCGGATGTTGATGGCCGCGGTACCGAAACTTTATGGCGATGAGGAGTTGCAGTTTATCCCGGGCCATCCACCCAGTTTGCTGAATCCGCCCCGAGGGTGCCGTTTTGCCGACCGTTGTCCCTTGGCCTTTGACAAGTGCAAACTGGAGCCGCCCACCTTCCGCGTTGGGGAGCGGTCGGTCAAATGTTGGTTGTACGAAAAAGAGGCCGATGGCGTGGCGTATTTGCCCGGTTCTGAATTGGAGCAACCTCAGCCCGAGGGAGAAACGGTATGAGCGAGCAACAGGTACAACTGGCAACTCGGCCGAGCACAGAGGCTCAGGCTGGCCCTTTGCTTTCCATTCGCAATCTGCGCATCTGGTATGAGTTGAAGCGCTTTGGCTTTCTCCACGCCGGTTATGTGAAGGCTGTGGACGATGTCTCCTTTGACCTGGATCGGGGGGAAGCCATTGCCGTGGTGGGTGAGAGCGGCTGCGGTAAGTCGAGTTTGATGAGAGCCATCTTGGGCTTGGTGCGCCCCCATGAGGGCCAGATTCTCTTTGAAGGCCGGGATATCTGGGCCGGGGGCCGGGAAGCGATGCGCCAGTATCGCATGGAAGTAGGGTATGTGCAGCAGGATCCTTATGGCGCTCTCCCTCCCTTTATGACCATCCGTCGCATCCTGGAAGAGCCGCTCATCCTGGCCGGCGTCAAGGATCGTGATGAGCGTTTGGAGCGCGTGATCAAGGTGTTGGAAGAGGTAAAAGTTACGCCGCCGGAGGACTTTCTCAACAAATATCCGCATATGTTGAGCGGCGGCCAACAACAGCGCATCGTGATCGCTCGCGCGCTTATCCGCAATCCGAAGATGCTCATCGCCGATGAACCGGTCTCCATGTTGGATGCGTCGGTGCGGGTGGAAATCCTCAAGTTGTTGGATGATGTGCAGAAAGAGCGCCATCTTTCGGTGATTTACATCACCCACGACCTCTCCACCGTGCGCTATTTCTCGCAGCGCATTTTTGTGATGTATGCCGGGAAACTCATCGAGAAGGCTCCGGTGCAGGATATCCTCCGCGATCCCCGGCACCCCTATACCTGGGCTTTGCTCAACGCCATTTCCGATCCCCTGGCGGAAAACGCGAAGAAGTTGCGCGATGTGCCCCCCGGCGAGCCGCCCTCGCTCATCACGCCGCCGCCGGGTTGCCGTTTCCATCCACGTTGTAGCAAGGCCATCCAGGGGATCTGTGAGGTCGAGGTGCCGCCGGAGTACACCGTGGCGCCGCGGCACGAGGTGCATTGCTGGTTGTATCGGGACGAGGCGTAGGCATGGTGTCTTTGTGGCGCTGGCAGGCGTTGGTTCGAGTGGCCGTGCTTCTGTTGGCCGCCGGCGTGGCGCTGCCCTTTGCCATGGTCATCGGGTGGTTGCCCTCGACCTTTCTCTTGAACTTTTTGGCCTATCTGGCGTCCGTCGTCGGCCTGTTCGTGGGATCCTACGGTGTCACGCTCATGTGGCGGGAGCGTCGGCGGGACAGGTAGCGCCGTGAGGACGGAAAAGACCCTCTTGCCCGACGGGGAGCAGCCTCCGTCGGGCTTTTTTGCGCTTGCGGCGTGCCCAGTGCCAACCGGGAAGCCCCCTTTGCCGAAAGGAGTATAATTATCCGCATGGCTCGCTTTGTGCGCAAATCCGTATCCTCTCGGCGCGGGTGGGGTGTGTTGCTTGTGGCGGCGTTGGTCGCGGTCGGGGGCTTTTGGGCGCTACGACCTTTCTTGACCCCTTACCTGAGCATCCTGTGGGCCCGGGTCAAATACGCCTTCGCGCCGCCTCAGCAGGTGGTGTTCGTGCCCCAGGATCAGGTGGCGCGCATCGTGGAAGCCACCCTGCGCGCCTACACAGCCACCGCCCAGGCGGAGAGGAGCACCCCGACGCCCACACCGTCCCCTCCGGGCCCGACGGTCACCTTGGCGCCTACGTTTACCCCCACCGTTACCCCCACCCCTCTCCCTGCCCGGGTTTACCTCAAGGGCGCGCGGCACGAATATCAGGAATGGAATAACTGCGGCCCGGCTACGCTGAGTATGGCCCTTTCGTACTGGGGCTGGAAGGGCTGGCAAACCACCGTGGCCCAGGTACCAAGCCCAACCCGCGGGACAAAAACGTCTCGCCCTACGAGATGGAAAACTTTGTCACCGGGCACACGCCATACAACTTCGTGTGGCGCATGGGGGGGGACTTGAACCTGCTCAAGCGTTTCCTGGCCAACGGCTTCCCCATCATGGTGGAGAAGGGCTTTTACGGCCATGGCTTTGAGGGCTGGATGGGACACTACGAGTTGCTGGTGGGCTACGATGACGCCAAAGGGCAGTTCACTGCCTACGACTCCTTCCGTGGCCCCGATTACCCTGTGCCCTACGACCGGCTGCGCGAGGATTGGCGGGCGTTTAATTACCTGTTCCTGCTCCCCTATCCCAAAGACCGCGAGGATGAAGTCCAGGCCTTGCTCGGCCCCTGGGCCGACGAGGCCTGGGCCAATCGCCGTGCCCTGGCCGTGGCTCAGGAAGAGACGCAAAGGCTTACCGGTCAGGCGCTTTTCTTCGCCTGGTTCAATGTGGCCACCTCGCATGTGCGCCTGCGGGAGTATGTGGATGCCGCCTATGCCTACGATATGGCCTTTGCCATCTATGCGCAACTCCCCCAGGATGAGCGCCCCTGGCGGATGCTCTGGTATCAAACTGGCCCCTATTGGGCGTACTACTACAGCGGTCGCTACCAGGATGTGATCAATCTGGCCACCACCATCTTAGCGGCCATGAGCGAGCCTATCCTGGAAGAGAGTTATTACTGGCGGGCTATGGCCAAAGCCGCCCTGGGGGACAAGGCGGGCGCCATCGACGACCTGGAAGAGGCCGTTCGGCTGAACCCCAATTTCCAGGCCGGGCTTTATCAATTGAGCATGCTCAAAGGAACCGGCCCCTGAGCGTCCCCCATCGCCAGAACAGTGACAAAACCCCCAGGGGTTCCCGATCCCTTGGGGGTGATTTGTTGGACATGAGAAGCGTTCCTGCGCCCGAAAAAGGGTGCTCTCCCGGGGTTACCTGCCGCTTCCGGCCTGGATTTGCGTTTCGGGGCTCCCGCATTCGCAGGCCCGGACGATGCGGCTACCCCGTTGCAGCAGCCCGTGATAGGCCACATCGTCGATGGCCCGGGCCACCCAGCCTTCCAGGTTGAAGGCCAGGGGGCCGAAGGCCGGAATCCACTCGCCGTTGTACTTGCGAGCAATATGGATATGGGTTCCGGTGCTGCGGCCACCCTCGCAGGAGGGATGCCCCACGGGGTCTCCGGCTTTGAGCAAAGCGCCCATGGGAACACGGTCCTGGGTGGCCAGATGGAAATAGAAGATTGTCCATCCGGTGTGCTCATTGCCGTCCATGTCCAGGTCGAGCACCACGGTGGCGTTTTCCGAGCGCACCACCAGGCCGTCGGCCACGGCCACGGCCCAGTCGTTGCTGGGGAAACACCCTCCTACGCCGCTCCGTGGGGCGAAGTCCAGCGCAGCGAAGGGCTGTAAGGTGCCCCAGGCGGTATGCGGCCCGCCGGTGAACGACCAGATGTGCCCATCGGGGAAGGGGAGGCGCAAAGGGGGTTGTTCCAACCCGCCGGGGATGTGCGGGGGCGGCGGGTTTTGCCAGGGGTCGCCGAACAGGGCCACATAAGTGCGGTAGAACCCCTGGGGGGAGATGGCCTCACGCCAGGCGTCGGCGGGTAGCATCTGGGCGAAGTAGGCCTGCAAGGCGGCCGTGGCGGCGTTGAGCCAAGGGTCGGGGCGGGCCTCGGTGCCGTCGCGCAATTCATAGAGATTCAGCAGGCCCATGCGCCAGCGGTAATACCCATCGTTGAGCAGATTGGCCGCATAGGAAAGTTGCAGGAACAGGCCCCGATGGGCGGGGTCGGCGTAGCCCAGCGGATAGCGCGCCTTTTCCTCGGGCAGGGTGGGCTGACTGAGGGCTCCCGCCTGGTATTCCAGAAGCGCCAGAAGCAGCCGAGGGCTGATGCTGTAATAGCGGGCGATATAGGCTATGATGTCCGCCCCGCTGCGGGTGGCACCGGCGGCGTATTCCTCGTGGTTTTTGAGCCAGCCCCCGTGACGGGCGACAAATGCCTCCAGATCGAAGTCGTCCTCCGCCGGGCCATTGACGAACAATGGATCGGGGAGGATATGGAAAGGCGTGCTCCAGAAAGGCTTGTAGTAGATGGGGACTTGAAGCCGGTAACCAGGGGGAAAGGTGGTGATTCGCCTGGGCAGGTCGGGATTGGCGGCGCGGATTTCGGCCTCGGTGGTGTTGAAATGGGCGGCGATGGCGGGCAGCGTGTCACCGGTCTGGGCGTGATAGATCACCAGGGTGCCGGGGGCGAACTGGGTGCGCGTGGGGAGTGGGGTGGGTGAAGGCCCGGCCTCGGAAGGGGAAACGGCTCCCCCTGCCCCGGCCCCCGGCGTAGGGGGCGGAGCCACGGCGACGGTCGTCGTGCAGGCGATCAGGAGAGACAGGGCGAGGAGGGCCAGCGCCCCAAAGATTCGGTGGATTTTACTCATCTTCTCCTCGGACGATGAGGCTCTTGGGTACGCCGTAAGGCGAGGCGACCACGGTTTGCCCGTCTTTGGTCAGGGTGCCTTGATAGGGGCGCACCCCGGCGTGGGCCACCCAGCCGCTGAGCACGAAGGGGAGCGGACCGTCGGCGGCGATCCATTCCCCGTTGTACTTGCGGGCGAAATGGATGTGGGTGCCGGTGGCTACGCCGCCCTCACAGGAAGGGTGGCCCAGGCGGTCGCCGGCCTCGACCCAGGTGCCGACGGGCACGCGGCCCTGGTCGGCGATGTGGAGGTAGAGCAGGTTCCAGCCTGTTTGCTCGTGACCGTCGCCGTCCAGATCCAGCATGACCACGCCCTGGGCCGAGCGCACCACCAGCCCGGGGGCCGAGGCGAGCACCCAGGCATAAGAGACGCGGCAGTCGGTGGCCGAGGTGGGGGCAAAATCGAGGGCGGCCCGGGCGCCGTCGTGCTCCCATGCACCGTGGGGGCCGCCGGTGAAGGCCCAGGGTTGGCCGGGGGCAAAGGGGAGGGTGAGGGGGGGCTGTGTCAGATCTGGGGGATAGAGCGGCTCCACTTGGCGCGCCCGGGCCCAGGGGTCGCCAAACAGGTCACGATACAGGGCCATGAACCCTTGTTCTGGGTCCATCACCCGCAGCCATTCCGTGGAGGGGTACAGTTGGGCAAAGAAGTACTGCAGGGCCACGGTGCCCGCGTTGAGGTCCGGGGCCAGACGGGCCGTGACGCCGTCGGCAAACACGATTTCGGTAAGCCAGCCTTCGCGCCAGCCGTAGTAGCCGATGGAAAGTTGATTGACGGCCCAGGCCAGTTGGCGGAAGAGCCCCTTGCGTTGGGCGTCCCGATACCCCAAAGGATAGTCTCTAGCTTTGGGGGAAAGTTCCTCAGCCGATTGGGTGAGCCAATGCCCCTGGTACTCCAGCAAGGCCAGCAACAGGCGGGGGTTGATGGAGTTGTCCTGGGCGATGCGGGCCACGATGTCCACCCCGCGGGTCTGGCCGGTGCTTTGGAGGTATTCTTCGTGGGCGTTGAGGTACCCCGGATAGGAAGCGGCGAAGGCGGCCACATCGAACCCGATGGCCGAAGGGGAGTACACGACTTCGCTATCGGGCATCAGGCGGATGCTGGCGGTGGTGTTGTGCAACTTGCGGGGAATGACCAGGAGTAGATTGGGGCTGAGCAGCCCCTGGGCGCTCAAAGGTTGAGAGGATTGGATCTCTTCCGGCGAGACGCCGAAGTGCGCCGCAATCACCGGCAGCGTATCCCCGGCCTGGGTGAAGTAAAGGATAGGGGGATTGTTGACCACATCGGGCGTGGCCGAAAGAGGGGTGGCGGTGATGGGGGTGGTCAGCGCGGTTGGGGTGAGGGAATTGACGGGACCTTCCACGGGCTCTCCTCCGCCGCCGGTGGCGGGGTTGTTAGGCGTGGGGAAGGTGAAGGGAGTGGGGAGGGGCAGTGGCGTGGGTATGGGGAAGTTGCACGCCGGGAGTATCCCTGCTCCCGCGAGGAATAAAAAAGCCAACCAGAGGTTGGTCTGGAGCATCGCCTTTCGCCATCGCATGTCAACGATATTATACCCTTCTCTCTGCCCGCTGACGCTGAAGTGGAGATGAAGCGTGAAACATTTTGTTGACGCTGACGGGGCTTTCTGTTACAATCGGCCTGCCCGGTGCGTTGTACCCTTCGCCCGGGCCTGTATAGCTTGGACGCTGTACAGATCCCGTTGAGGAGAAAGGGCTTGCGATGAAGGTTGTGTTATTGAAGGATGTGCCGAAGTTAGGACGGGCTGGTGAGGTCAAGAAAGTCGCCAACGGTTATGGGCGCAACTACTTGATCCCCCAGGGGCTGGCGATTCTGGCCACCCCCGAAGCGTTACAGCGGGCTGCCTCCATCAAGCGCAAGGCCGATGCGGAGCGGGCCAAGTTGAACCGGGAACTCTCGGGCTTGGCCGAGCGCATCCAGGGCCTGACGCTCTACTTCCCTGTGCGCGCCAGCGAGCAGGGCAAGTTGTACGGCTCGGTTTCGACGCAAATGGTGGCGGACAGCATCAACGAGCAGTTGGCGTTGGGTGAGGATGAGGCCATCAGCCGCCGCCAGGTTGAGATGCAGCCCATTCGCTTTTTGGGCGTCTACCAGGTGCCGGTGCGGTTGACGCTGGATCTGGTGCCCGAGGTGCGGGTGGTGGTATACCGCGAAGGGGAGGCGCCGCCCACCGACGAAGAACTGCTGGCTGCGGCGGCCGAGGCTGAGGCGGCCGAGCGGGCGGCGGAAGAGGCCGAAAAGGCGGAAGAGGAAGCGCCCCCCGCTGCCGGGGAAGGCACCGAAGGCTGAGCCTTCGCTGGCTTCTCCCCCTGACGTGCATAGTGCTTCGCTCTCAGGCGCAGCCTTCTCTGGACTGCGCCTGAGTTTTTGCTTTTCGGCGCGCTCTGGTGTAGAATAGGCTCGCTCCCCCTGCTTTTGCGACAAAGGTGCCCCGGTAATGGAAACAGAAATTGGTCAAGCCTTGCGCCGTGCGCGTCAAGCCCGCTCCCTGTCTCTGGAGCAGGTGAGCGATGCGTTGCACATCAAACCTCACTACCTCCGCGCTCTGGAAGAAGGCCRGTGGGAAGATTTGCCTTCTCCRGCCCARGGGCGGGGTTTTYTGCGCCTCTATGCGGCTTTTCTGGGGGTGGACCTGAAAGTCTGGCAGGAGGAGCCATCGGAAGGGAGCCGTCTGACRCCGGAGGGCGCGCCGTCGCCCTCATCGGCCAYGGAGGAGGCCGACGGGCCGCCAGCCCCMCCTGCTTTGTCGGAGGAGGCCATCCCCCASCCGGCCCCTGGRGAGGAAACGCAGGCCGACGACCCGGCAMAGCCCATTTTTGCCGAACTGGGGCGCGCCCTGCGCGA
Proteins encoded:
- a CDS encoding ABC transporter permease; this encodes MIKIPYSEAIELWRGTGETWYHNPKTAPPAWINYFRSRKLPTTIVLDSRKGGPDIERSEKPLGKGKQIDLTFTFDYQADDFPSDLVMYFYVTGNGKQPFATGEWTMPDGRTVRLGNFAISHRYSFRFTQEKDLSRRLKRMLKRELPVEVGLFVDPAALPKDRETQVDIKTLPPLRGKYTVHVTVTTFDPETDVQAELIVYGKVYGLAGTDHLRRDLMVGLLWGTPVAIAFGLISSLVIGLATMIIAAVGVWYGGVVDETIQRITEINLVLPFLPILLMVGIFISRSLLTIMLVTIALSIFGSGIKSYRAMFLQLRESPYIEAARAYGAGDGRIIFLYLIPRILPMLIPGFVSAIPSFVFLEASLAVLGIGDPVLPTWGKIIQDAQANAALYKGLYYWILEPSVLLIVTGLGFSLLGFALDRIFNPRLRQE
- a CDS encoding ABC transporter ATP-binding protein, which gives rise to MASAKAIDKEHALVVDDLVLYFKLTHGVVQAVDHVSFSLRRNRAVVVIGESGCGKTSMGRAVARLLPRNVGRYTGKVYINGIETMGLSEEQFREQVRWVEVSLVPQAAMNALNPVIKLKDQVLEPLRLHYPDVDEQQAIKRLHEVFDFVGVPDGFIERYPFELSGGMRQRVVIAMALITDPTLIILDEPTSALDVLTQANIYNVLKKIKWEKGTSFLLITHDVATASELADDVLVMYAGHAVEYSSAEEFFAEPLHPYARMLMAAVPKLYGDEELQFIPGHPPSLLNPPRGCRFADRCPLAFDKCKLEPPTFRVGERSVKCWLYEKEADGVAYLPGSELEQPQPEGETV
- a CDS encoding ABC transporter ATP-binding protein, whose amino-acid sequence is MSEQQVQLATRPSTEAQAGPLLSIRNLRIWYELKRFGFLHAGYVKAVDDVSFDLDRGEAIAVVGESGCGKSSLMRAILGLVRPHEGQILFEGRDIWAGGREAMRQYRMEVGYVQQDPYGALPPFMTIRRILEEPLILAGVKDRDERLERVIKVLEEVKVTPPEDFLNKYPHMLSGGQQQRIVIARALIRNPKMLIADEPVSMLDASVRVEILKLLDDVQKERHLSVIYITHDLSTVRYFSQRIFVMYAGKLIEKAPVQDILRDPRHPYTWALLNAISDPLAENAKKLRDVPPGEPPSLITPPPGCRFHPRCSKAIQGICEVEVPPEYTVAPRHEVHCWLYRDEA
- a CDS encoding tetratricopeptide repeat protein, coding for MENFVTGHTPYNFVWRMGGDLNLLKRFLANGFPIMVEKGFYGHGFEGWMGHYELLVGYDDAKGQFTAYDSFRGPDYPVPYDRLREDWRAFNYLFLLPYPKDREDEVQALLGPWADEAWANRRALAVAQEETQRLTGQALFFAWFNVATSHVRLREYVDAAYAYDMAFAIYAQLPQDERPWRMLWYQTGPYWAYYYSGRYQDVINLATTILAAMSEPILEESYYWRAMAKAALGDKAGAIDDLEEAVRLNPNFQAGLYQLSMLKGTGP
- a CDS encoding LysM peptidoglycan-binding domain-containing protein — protein: MSKIHRIFGALALLALSLLIACTTTVAVAPPPTPGAGAGGAVSPSEAGPSPTPLPTRTQFAPGTLVIYHAQTGDTLPAIAAHFNTTEAEIRAANPDLPRRITTFPPGYRLQVPIYYKPFWSTPFHILPDPLFVNGPAEDDFDLEAFVARHGGWLKNHEEYAAGATRSGADIIAYIARYYSISPRLLLALLEYQAGALSQPTLPEEKARYPLGYADPAHRGLFLQLSYAANLLNDGYYRWRMGLLNLYELRDGTEARPDPWLNAATAALQAYFAQMLPADAWREAISPQGFYRTYVALFGDPWQNPPPPHIPGGLEQPPLRLPFPDGHIWSFTGGPHTAWGTLQPFAALDFAPRSGVGGCFPSNDWAVAVADGLVVRSENATVVLDLDMDGNEHTGWTIFYFHLATQDRVPMGALLKAGDPVGHPSCEGGRSTGTHIHIARKYNGEWIPAFGPLAFNLEGWVARAIDDVAYHGLLQRGSRIVRACECGSPETQIQAGSGR
- a CDS encoding 50S ribosomal protein L9 — protein: MKVVLLKDVPKLGRAGEVKKVANGYGRNYLIPQGLAILATPEALQRAASIKRKADAERAKLNRELSGLAERIQGLTLYFPVRASEQGKLYGSVSTQMVADSINEQLALGEDEAISRRQVEMQPIRFLGVYQVPVRLTLDLVPEVRVVVYREGEAPPTDEELLAAAAEAEAAERAAEEAEKAEEEAPPAAGEGTEG